A single Canis lupus dingo isolate Sandy unplaced genomic scaffold, ASM325472v2 SANDYSCAFF107, whole genome shotgun sequence DNA region contains:
- the LOC112674853 gene encoding olfactory receptor 6C68-like: MRNQTALTTFILLGLTEDPQLKILLFMFLFLSYMLNVSGNLTIIILTLIDSHLKTPMYLFLQNFSFLEISFTTACVPRFLYSISSGDKSITYNACVSQLLFTDLFAVTEFFLLATMSYDRYVAICKPLHYMTIMSRRVCKNFIVFCWVAALIIILPPISLGLGLEFCDSNIIDHFCCDASPILKISCSDTWLIEQMVIVCAVLTFIITLMCVVLSYIYIIGTILRFPSAQQRKKAFSTCSSHMIVVSITYGSCIFIYVKPSAKDEVAINKGISLLITSISPMLNPFIYTLRNKQVKKAFHDSIKKIAFLSKM; encoded by the coding sequence ATGAGAAACCAAACGGCACTAACAACTTTCATCTTGCTGGGACTCACAGAGGACCCTCAActaaaaattttgctttttatgtttctgtttctttcctacATGTTGAATGTATCTGGAAACCTAACCATCATCATCCTCACTCTGATTGATTCCCACCTTAAAACACCAATGTATCTTTTCCTCCAAAATTTCTCCTTCCTAGAAATTTCATTCACAACTGCTTGTGTCCCCAGATTTTTATATAGCATATCATCAGGGGACAAATCCATTACCTATAATGCTTGTGTCAGTCAACTGTTGTTTACAGACCTCTTTGCAGTAACAGAATTTTTTCTCTTGGCCACTATGTCCTATgatcgctatgtggccatctgcaaaccccTGCATTACATGACCATCATGAGCAGAAGAGTCTGCAAGAACTTCATCGTCTTCTGTTGGGTAGCAGCACTGATCATCATTCTCCCACCAATTAGTCTAGGTTTGGGCCTGGAATTCTGTGATTCAAACATCATTGATCATTTTTGTTGTGATGCATCTCCTATCCTGAAGATCTCTTGCTCAGACACATGGTTGATAGAACAGATGGTTATAGTCTGTGCTGTGTTGACATTCATCATCACCCTCATGTGTGTAGTTCTTTCTTACATTTATATTATCGGGACCATTCTAAGGTTTCCctctgctcagcaaaggaaaaaggccTTTTCCACTTGTTCTTCCCACATGATTGTTGTTTCCATTACTTATGGTAGCTGTATCTTCATTTATGTCAAACCTTCAGCCAAGGATGAGGTAGCTATTAATAAAGGGATTTCACTCCTTATTACTTCTATCTCACCAATGTTGAACCCCTTTATTTACACACTGAGAAACAAGCAAGTGAAGAAAGCTTTTcatgattcaattaaaaaaatcgcATTCCTATCAAAGATGTAA